From Magnolia sinica isolate HGM2019 chromosome 13, MsV1, whole genome shotgun sequence, one genomic window encodes:
- the LOC131222955 gene encoding 1-aminocyclopropane-1-carboxylate oxidase 1, whose product MSEAFQTWHHYLSLSLSFLLSFLLPLSFISLPFLPSMATSPEPFPEKPPTFRAPPPSPIATASGRRSAVANDNELAEFLENSLRVPHLVLPDPLFPLEVSAGNPPEIDFRSLNSAGSESVMKLLDSVAGVGCFQLVNHGISGDLVGAVRAAAGGIFRISPEKKAMLSRSPEMVYGFEEEVSETMSEEFFWGSRDEKEREGLKALMEGVWPDGFSNFSQKTEILSKAIEMVAGKVVQILLENMENRSFHETLQREDDAIGPVLCLYKHGRKISSGQWVSSLKSDVIRMLIGRSDYSHALCMHLCDGCSDFHFYSKKGWMSFCPNKEAIVVTVGDQIQAWSDGLYKHVIGRPIFQMQDEDSISMAFLYSPPSMVLVQSPSSPSCRDKSISLGQQVIVAICLTLLYHFLFYISKGASH is encoded by the exons atgtcGGAGGCGTTCCAGACATGGCatcattacctctctctctctctctcctttttactctcttttcttcttcctctctccttcatTTCTCTTCCATTCCTTCCTTCCATGGCCACCTCGCCGGAACCCTTCCCGGAAAAACCGCCGACCTTCCGCGCTCCCCCTCCGTCACCAATCGCCACCGCATCCGGCCGGCGCTCCGCCGTCGCAAACGACAACGAGCTCGCCGAGTTCCTCGAGAACTCTCTCCGGGTTCCCCACCTCGTCTTGCCGGATCCGCTCTTCCCGCTGGAAGTCTCTGCCGGAAACCCCCCGGAAATCGACTTCCGGTCGTTGAACTCGGCGGGAAGTGAATCCGTTATGAAGCTTCTAGATTCAGTCGCCGGAGTCGGCTGCTTTCAGCTTGTGAATCACGGGATCTCCGGTGATTTGGTCGGAGCTGTTCGGGCGGCGGCGGGCGGGATCTTCCGGATATCGCCGGAAAAGAAGGCGATGTTGTCGAGGTCGCCGGAGATGGTATACGGATTCGAGGAGGAGGTGTCGGAAACGATGAGCGAGGAGTTCTTTTGGGGGAGCAGAGACGAGAAGGAACGAGAAGGCTTAAAAGCTTTGATGGAGGGAGTCTGGCCTGATGGATTTTCGAATTTCAG TCAGAAAACCGAAATCCTTTCAAAGGCCATCGAGATGGTTGCTGGCAAAGTTGTACAAATACTGTTGGAAAATATGGAGAATAGATCTTTTCATGAAACATTGCAAAGGGAAGACGATGCCATTGGTCCGGTTCTCTGCCTCTACAAGCATGGCCGGAAAATCTCGTCAGGCCAGTGGGTTAGCTCACTGAAATCCGACGTcatacggatgctgattgggagATCAGATTACTCACATGCCTTGTGCATGCATTTATGTGATGGTTGTTCAGATTTTCACTTCTACTCAAAGAAAGGTTGGATGTCCTTCTGCCCAAACAAGGAAGCTATAGTTGTGACCGTTGGAGATCAGATACAG GCATGGAGTGATGGACTCTACAAGCACGTCATCGGAAGGCCGATCTTCCAGATGCAAGATGAAGACTCCATATCAATGGCATTCCTCTATTCTCCTCCATCCATGGTACTAGTACAAAGCCCCTCTTCACCCAGCTGCAGAGACAAGTCTATTTCGCTCGGCCAACAAGTCATAGTAGCTATATGCCTAACACTACTCTACCACTTTCTATTCTACATTTCAAAAGGAGCTTCCCACTAA